In a single window of the Anabas testudineus chromosome 19, fAnaTes1.2, whole genome shotgun sequence genome:
- the LOC113156134 gene encoding alpha-1,6-mannosylglycoprotein 6-beta-N-acetylglucosaminyltransferase B-like — MRVALRPRSGCLVLCLCLSVFTLLLQSLWVPIEMTKDESVGRSTEEQSQRGLDFRRLALRLEVLNTQVQRLSRERHANQLTGDQVNLLLQSFRQDQRGLVQLVERELKRVSQRLDQLSRHHHHQPHTSSPHRPHTGPNEKCEVPIDPAYPVCAEKVEFLRARWQSDPCYAFYGVNGTTCSILTYLSQIEDFCPPHHGRNHSRLPWHEKPHSYNEKANIRTTLSHFYEAINNNSSPAIRFIRSRVERMSVWWIQAGLKMRQSNKKTVLTQMKVLVYPGALAGSAGQRFEAMVEKGGPLGELVQWADLSACLTILGHNLTFSTSQHHLHSVIGAAPGRGSCPVQRPLTFDLIYTDYHGLVHLQGAMGLAFQHYKCRFRILDSFGTEPAFNLESYAHSRGYTTQWGSWGLQPLQYMTMFPHTPDNSFLGFVSEEAVREEELEPDTHGKDRIAVIYGKQDYMWQGKTEYVNMIHEELETHATVYQPPGHGSNLPSFITNHGLLTQDRFLQLLRRAKVFVGLGFPYEGPAPIEAIALGCVLLQPRFDPPHSSDNNDFYKGKPTTRQISSQHPYAEQFIGKPHVWTVDMNNRTDVQGAVKAILRTQVKPFTPRELTCEGMLERVQAYIRHQNFCSKTVPTWPPESALRLHLGPLGQSCVSVCRRSSLVCEPALFHHLNSPATFTRLGLSCSSMVEEVNHLFPAYSPWGRHCGLQQEPLLFSCAGSDPSQRRLCPCRANLPGQVALCPECL, encoded by the exons ATGCGTGTTGCACTGCGACCACGCAG CGGCTGTCTGgtgctgtgtctgtgcctgtcGGTGTTCACACTGCTGCTACAGAGTCTGTGGGTTCCAATTGAGATGACAAAGGATGAATCTGTAGGAAGGTCAACTGAAGAACAGA GTCAGCGTGGTCTTGATTTTCGTAGGCTGGCTCTTCGACTGGAGGTTTTGAATACCCAGGTACAGAGgctgagcagagagagacatgCCAACCAGCTGACCGGAGATCAGGTCAATCTGCTACTGCAGAG ttttAGACAGGACCAGCGAGGCTTGGTTCAGTTGGTAGAGAGGGAGCTTAAGAGGGTGTCCCAGAGGCTTGATCAGCTCAGCCGTCACCATCACCATCAGCCTCACACATCATCACCACACAGACCACACACGG GCCCCAACGAGAAGTGTGAAGTGCCAATAGATCCTGCGTATCCGGTGTGTGCAGAGAAAGTGGAG TTCCTGCGAGCCCGCTGGCAGTCAGACCCCTGCTATGCTTTTTATGGGGTGAATGGTACCACCTGCTCCATATTGACTTACCTCAGCCAAATAGAGGACTTTTGTCCCCCACATCATGGAAGGAACCACTCTAGACTCCCTTGGCATGAGAAACCTCACTCCTATAATGAGAAG GCTAATATACGTACAACCCTGAGCCATTTTTATGAGgcaatcaacaacaacagcagtccTGCAATAAGGTTCATCCGGTCCAGAGTGGAACGGATGTCTGTATGGTGGATTCAGGCTGGTCTGAAGATGAGGCAAAGCAACAAGAAGACAGTGTTGACTCAGATGAAG GTGCTGGTTTATCCTGGTGCCCTAGCTGGAAGTGCTGGCCAGCGTTTTGAAGCCATGGTTGAGAAAGGGGGTCCTCTGGGAGAACTGGTCCAGTGGGCTGACCTCAGTGCCTGTCTGACAATCCTGGGACATAACCTAACGTTCAGCACCTCACAGCATCACCTTCACAG TGTGATAGGTGCTGCTCCTGGTCGAGGCAGTTGTCCAGTCCAAAGacccttgacctttgacctcatcTACACTGACTACCACGGCCTTGTTCACCTTCAAGGAGCCATGGGATTAGCATTCCAGCATTATAA GTGTCGCTTCAGAATCCTGGACTCTTTCGGCACTGAACCAGCCTTTAACCTGGAGAGTTATGCACACAGCCGAGGATACACAACACAGTGGGGCAGCTGGGGTCTTCAACCACTGCAGTACATGACCATGTTCC CTCACACGCCTGATAACTCCTTCCTGGGTTTTGTGAGTGAAGAGGCAGTGAGGGAGGAAGAGCTGGAGCCTGACACCCACGGGAAAGACAGGATAGCAGTTATATATGGAAAACAAGACTACATGTGGCAG GGTAAAACTGAGTATGTGAACATGATCCATGAGGAACTGGAGACTCACGCTACAGTCTACCAGCCACCAGGACATGGCTCTAATCTGCCCAGCTTTATCACAAACCATGGCCTGTTGACTCAGGACCGCTTCCTACAGCTTCTCCGCAGAGCCAAG GTGTTTGTGGGTCTTGGGTTCCCCTACGAAGGTCCAGCTCCCATTGAGGCAATAGCTTTAGGCTGTGTGTTGCTTCAGCCACGGTTTGATCCACCACACTCATCAGACAACAACGACTTCTACAAGGGGAAGCCTACAACAAGGCAG ATCTCCTCCCAGCATCCTTATGCTGAACAATTTATTGGTAAACCCCACGTGTGGACTGTGGACATGAACAACAGGACTGACGTACAGGGGGCGGTGAAAGCTATTTTAAGGACACAG GTGAAGCCCTTCACTCCCCGAGAACTCACCTGTGAGGGAATGCTGGAACGGGTTCAGGCTTATATCAGACACCAG AACTTCTGCAGTAAAACTGTCCCTACTTGGCCACCAGAAAGTGCTCTGCGTTTACACCTGGGTCCTCTGGGTCAGtcatgtgttagtgtgtgtcgACGTTCCTCCCTCGTCTGCGAGCCTGCTCTGTTTCACCACCTCAACAGCCCTGCAACATTCACCAG GCTCGGACTTAGCTGCTCCAGCATGGTAGAGGAAGTCAACCACCTTTTTCCTGCCTACAGCCCCTGGGGCCGCCACTGTGGCCTTCAGCAGGAGCCTCTGCTGTTCAGTTGTGCCGGCTCTGATCCCTCACAGCGCAGGCTGTGCCCCTGCAGAGCTAACCTACCTGGACAGGTGGCCCTGTGTCCTGAATGCctctaa